Proteins from a genomic interval of Cucumis melo cultivar AY chromosome 7, USDA_Cmelo_AY_1.0, whole genome shotgun sequence:
- the LOC103493790 gene encoding probable alpha-amylase 2 isoform X1, with product MSLRLGRPYLLQPRRQGFHKFLPSIMGDHDNVFDENYEQTDTGAVIRNGREILFQAFNWESHKCDWSGNLECKVHDIAKSGFTSAWLPPPTHSIAPQGYLPQNLYSLNSSYGSEDMLKALLLKMKQCKVRAMADIVINHRVGTVVGHGGMHNRFDGILLPWDEHAVTSCSGGLGNRSTGDNFHGVPNIDHTQPFVRRDIIAWLKWLRSSVGFQDFRFDFARGFSAKFVKEYIEAAKPMFSIGEYWDSCNYNGHDLDYNQVMITALNADGHRQRIINWIDGTGQLSAAFDFTTKGVLQEAVKGQLWRLCDCRGKPPGVMGWWPSRAVTFLDNHDTGSTQAHWPFPANHIMEGYAYILTHPGIPTVFYDHFYDWGDSVHDEIVKLIDIRKHQDINSRSSVKILEARSDLYSAIIGENLCMKIGDGSWCPGTEWTLATYGCRYAVWQK from the exons ATGTCACTAA GACTAGGACGTCCCTATCTTCTGCAACCAAGACGACAAGGTTTTCACAAGTTTCTCCCAAGTATTATGGGTGACCATGATAAT GTTTTCGATGAAAACTACGAACAGACTGATACTG GGGCAGTGATACGCAATGGAAGAGAAATCCTTTTCCAG GCATTCAACTGGGAATCTCATAAATGTGATTGGTCGGGAAATCTAGAGTGTAAAGTTCATGATATCGCAAAAAGTGGATTTACCTCTGCATGGTTGCCTCCTCCAACTCATTCCATTGCTCCTCAAG GTTACCTCCCTCAGAACCTTTACTCCCTAAACTCTTCATACGGTTCTGAGGACATGCTGAAAGCTTTACTTCTCAAAATGAAGCAGTGCAAGGTTAGAGCAATGGCTGACATAGTCATCAATCATCGTGTTGGAACTGTTGTAGGACATGGAGGAATGCATAATCGCTTTGATGGAATACTATTACCATGGGATGAGCATGCTGTTACCTCGTGTTCTGGTGGCCTG GGCAATCGTAGCACTGGTGACAACTTCCATGGGGTTCCAAACATTGATCATACCCAACCTTTTGTCCGTAGAGATATCATAGCATGGCTGAAGTGGCTACGCAGTAGTGTTGGATTTCAGGATTTTCGTTTTGATTTTGCAAGGGG TTTTTCTGCAAAATTCGTGAAAGAATATATTGAAGCAGCAAAGCCAATGTTTTCTATTGGGGAATATTGGGATTCTTGTAATTATAATGGCCATGACTTGGACTATAATCAAG TGATGATTACAGCTCTAAATGCAGATGGACATAGACAGCGGATAATAAATTGGATTGATGGCACAGGACAACTTTCAGCTGCTTTTGATTTTACAACTAAGGGAGTCCTTCAG GAAGCTGTTAAAGGACAATTATGGCGTCTGTGTGACTGTCGAGGAAAGCCACCCGGTGTGATGGGATGGTGGCCTTCAAGGGCCGTGACATTCTTAGATAACCATGATACTGGTTCAACACAG GCCCATTGGCCCTTTCCTGCCAACCATATCATGGAG GGCTATGCATATATTCTCACACACCCAGGGATACCAACAGTATTTTATGACCACTTTTACGATTGGGGTGACTCAGTGCACGACGAGATAGTAAAATTA ATAGACATTCGAAAACATCAAGACATCAACAGTCGGTCATCTGTGAAGATCCTCGAGGCACGATCAGATCTTTATTCTGCAATAATTGGGGAGAACTTGTGCATGAAAATCGGAGATGGTTCTTGGTGTCCTGGTACGGAATGGACTCTTGCAACCTATGGATGCAGATATGCAGTGTGGCAGAAATAA
- the LOC103493790 gene encoding probable alpha-amylase 2 isoform X4 — protein sequence MGDHDNVFDENYEQTDTGAVIRNGREILFQAFNWESHKCDWSGNLECKVHDIAKSGFTSAWLPPPTHSIAPQGYLPQNLYSLNSSYGSEDMLKALLLKMKQCKVRAMADIVINHRVGTVVGHGGMHNRFDGILLPWDEHAVTSCSGGLGNRSTGDNFHGVPNIDHTQPFVRRDIIAWLKWLRSSVGFQDFRFDFARGFSAKFVKEYIEAAKPMFSIGEYWDSCNYNGHDLDYNQVMITALNADGHRQRIINWIDGTGQLSAAFDFTTKGVLQEAVKGQLWRLCDCRGKPPGVMGWWPSRAVTFLDNHDTGSTQAHWPFPANHIMEGYAYILTHPGIPTVFYDHFYDWGDSVHDEIVKLIDIRKHQDINSRSSVKILEARSDLYSAIIGENLCMKIGDGSWCPGTEWTLATYGCRYAVWQK from the exons ATGGGTGACCATGATAAT GTTTTCGATGAAAACTACGAACAGACTGATACTG GGGCAGTGATACGCAATGGAAGAGAAATCCTTTTCCAG GCATTCAACTGGGAATCTCATAAATGTGATTGGTCGGGAAATCTAGAGTGTAAAGTTCATGATATCGCAAAAAGTGGATTTACCTCTGCATGGTTGCCTCCTCCAACTCATTCCATTGCTCCTCAAG GTTACCTCCCTCAGAACCTTTACTCCCTAAACTCTTCATACGGTTCTGAGGACATGCTGAAAGCTTTACTTCTCAAAATGAAGCAGTGCAAGGTTAGAGCAATGGCTGACATAGTCATCAATCATCGTGTTGGAACTGTTGTAGGACATGGAGGAATGCATAATCGCTTTGATGGAATACTATTACCATGGGATGAGCATGCTGTTACCTCGTGTTCTGGTGGCCTG GGCAATCGTAGCACTGGTGACAACTTCCATGGGGTTCCAAACATTGATCATACCCAACCTTTTGTCCGTAGAGATATCATAGCATGGCTGAAGTGGCTACGCAGTAGTGTTGGATTTCAGGATTTTCGTTTTGATTTTGCAAGGGG TTTTTCTGCAAAATTCGTGAAAGAATATATTGAAGCAGCAAAGCCAATGTTTTCTATTGGGGAATATTGGGATTCTTGTAATTATAATGGCCATGACTTGGACTATAATCAAG TGATGATTACAGCTCTAAATGCAGATGGACATAGACAGCGGATAATAAATTGGATTGATGGCACAGGACAACTTTCAGCTGCTTTTGATTTTACAACTAAGGGAGTCCTTCAG GAAGCTGTTAAAGGACAATTATGGCGTCTGTGTGACTGTCGAGGAAAGCCACCCGGTGTGATGGGATGGTGGCCTTCAAGGGCCGTGACATTCTTAGATAACCATGATACTGGTTCAACACAG GCCCATTGGCCCTTTCCTGCCAACCATATCATGGAG GGCTATGCATATATTCTCACACACCCAGGGATACCAACAGTATTTTATGACCACTTTTACGATTGGGGTGACTCAGTGCACGACGAGATAGTAAAATTA ATAGACATTCGAAAACATCAAGACATCAACAGTCGGTCATCTGTGAAGATCCTCGAGGCACGATCAGATCTTTATTCTGCAATAATTGGGGAGAACTTGTGCATGAAAATCGGAGATGGTTCTTGGTGTCCTGGTACGGAATGGACTCTTGCAACCTATGGATGCAGATATGCAGTGTGGCAGAAATAA
- the LOC103493790 gene encoding probable alpha-amylase 2 isoform X2, whose amino-acid sequence MSLRLGRPYLLQPRRQGFHKFLPSIMGDHDNVFDENYEQTDTGAVIRNGREILFQAFNWESHKCDWSGNLECKVHDIAKSGFTSAWLPPPTHSIAPQGYLPQNLYSLNSSYGSEDMLKALLLKMKQCKVRAMADIVINHRVGTVVGHGGMHNRFDGILLPWDEHAVTSCSGGLGNRSTGDNFHGVPNIDHTQPFVRRDIIAWLKWLRSSVGFQDFRFDFARGFSAKFVKEYIEAAKPMFSIGEYWDSCNYNGHDLDYNQALNADGHRQRIINWIDGTGQLSAAFDFTTKGVLQEAVKGQLWRLCDCRGKPPGVMGWWPSRAVTFLDNHDTGSTQAHWPFPANHIMEGYAYILTHPGIPTVFYDHFYDWGDSVHDEIVKLIDIRKHQDINSRSSVKILEARSDLYSAIIGENLCMKIGDGSWCPGTEWTLATYGCRYAVWQK is encoded by the exons ATGTCACTAA GACTAGGACGTCCCTATCTTCTGCAACCAAGACGACAAGGTTTTCACAAGTTTCTCCCAAGTATTATGGGTGACCATGATAAT GTTTTCGATGAAAACTACGAACAGACTGATACTG GGGCAGTGATACGCAATGGAAGAGAAATCCTTTTCCAG GCATTCAACTGGGAATCTCATAAATGTGATTGGTCGGGAAATCTAGAGTGTAAAGTTCATGATATCGCAAAAAGTGGATTTACCTCTGCATGGTTGCCTCCTCCAACTCATTCCATTGCTCCTCAAG GTTACCTCCCTCAGAACCTTTACTCCCTAAACTCTTCATACGGTTCTGAGGACATGCTGAAAGCTTTACTTCTCAAAATGAAGCAGTGCAAGGTTAGAGCAATGGCTGACATAGTCATCAATCATCGTGTTGGAACTGTTGTAGGACATGGAGGAATGCATAATCGCTTTGATGGAATACTATTACCATGGGATGAGCATGCTGTTACCTCGTGTTCTGGTGGCCTG GGCAATCGTAGCACTGGTGACAACTTCCATGGGGTTCCAAACATTGATCATACCCAACCTTTTGTCCGTAGAGATATCATAGCATGGCTGAAGTGGCTACGCAGTAGTGTTGGATTTCAGGATTTTCGTTTTGATTTTGCAAGGGG TTTTTCTGCAAAATTCGTGAAAGAATATATTGAAGCAGCAAAGCCAATGTTTTCTATTGGGGAATATTGGGATTCTTGTAATTATAATGGCCATGACTTGGACTATAATCAAG CTCTAAATGCAGATGGACATAGACAGCGGATAATAAATTGGATTGATGGCACAGGACAACTTTCAGCTGCTTTTGATTTTACAACTAAGGGAGTCCTTCAG GAAGCTGTTAAAGGACAATTATGGCGTCTGTGTGACTGTCGAGGAAAGCCACCCGGTGTGATGGGATGGTGGCCTTCAAGGGCCGTGACATTCTTAGATAACCATGATACTGGTTCAACACAG GCCCATTGGCCCTTTCCTGCCAACCATATCATGGAG GGCTATGCATATATTCTCACACACCCAGGGATACCAACAGTATTTTATGACCACTTTTACGATTGGGGTGACTCAGTGCACGACGAGATAGTAAAATTA ATAGACATTCGAAAACATCAAGACATCAACAGTCGGTCATCTGTGAAGATCCTCGAGGCACGATCAGATCTTTATTCTGCAATAATTGGGGAGAACTTGTGCATGAAAATCGGAGATGGTTCTTGGTGTCCTGGTACGGAATGGACTCTTGCAACCTATGGATGCAGATATGCAGTGTGGCAGAAATAA
- the LOC103493790 gene encoding probable alpha-amylase 2 isoform X3, translating to MSLRLGRPYLLQPRRQGFHKFLPSIMGDHDNVFDENYEQTDTGAVIRNGREILFQAFNWESHKCDWSGNLECKVHDIAKSGFTSAWLPPPTHSIAPQGYLPQNLYSLNSSYGSEDMLKALLLKMKQCKVRAMADIVINHRVGTVVGHGGMHNRFDGILLPWDEHAVTSCSGGLGNRSTGDNFHGVPNIDHTQPFVRRDIIAWLKWLRSSVGFQDFRFDFARGFSAKFVKEYIEAAKPMFSIGEYWDSCNYNGHDLDYNQDGHRQRIINWIDGTGQLSAAFDFTTKGVLQEAVKGQLWRLCDCRGKPPGVMGWWPSRAVTFLDNHDTGSTQAHWPFPANHIMEGYAYILTHPGIPTVFYDHFYDWGDSVHDEIVKLIDIRKHQDINSRSSVKILEARSDLYSAIIGENLCMKIGDGSWCPGTEWTLATYGCRYAVWQK from the exons ATGTCACTAA GACTAGGACGTCCCTATCTTCTGCAACCAAGACGACAAGGTTTTCACAAGTTTCTCCCAAGTATTATGGGTGACCATGATAAT GTTTTCGATGAAAACTACGAACAGACTGATACTG GGGCAGTGATACGCAATGGAAGAGAAATCCTTTTCCAG GCATTCAACTGGGAATCTCATAAATGTGATTGGTCGGGAAATCTAGAGTGTAAAGTTCATGATATCGCAAAAAGTGGATTTACCTCTGCATGGTTGCCTCCTCCAACTCATTCCATTGCTCCTCAAG GTTACCTCCCTCAGAACCTTTACTCCCTAAACTCTTCATACGGTTCTGAGGACATGCTGAAAGCTTTACTTCTCAAAATGAAGCAGTGCAAGGTTAGAGCAATGGCTGACATAGTCATCAATCATCGTGTTGGAACTGTTGTAGGACATGGAGGAATGCATAATCGCTTTGATGGAATACTATTACCATGGGATGAGCATGCTGTTACCTCGTGTTCTGGTGGCCTG GGCAATCGTAGCACTGGTGACAACTTCCATGGGGTTCCAAACATTGATCATACCCAACCTTTTGTCCGTAGAGATATCATAGCATGGCTGAAGTGGCTACGCAGTAGTGTTGGATTTCAGGATTTTCGTTTTGATTTTGCAAGGGG TTTTTCTGCAAAATTCGTGAAAGAATATATTGAAGCAGCAAAGCCAATGTTTTCTATTGGGGAATATTGGGATTCTTGTAATTATAATGGCCATGACTTGGACTATAATCAAG ATGGACATAGACAGCGGATAATAAATTGGATTGATGGCACAGGACAACTTTCAGCTGCTTTTGATTTTACAACTAAGGGAGTCCTTCAG GAAGCTGTTAAAGGACAATTATGGCGTCTGTGTGACTGTCGAGGAAAGCCACCCGGTGTGATGGGATGGTGGCCTTCAAGGGCCGTGACATTCTTAGATAACCATGATACTGGTTCAACACAG GCCCATTGGCCCTTTCCTGCCAACCATATCATGGAG GGCTATGCATATATTCTCACACACCCAGGGATACCAACAGTATTTTATGACCACTTTTACGATTGGGGTGACTCAGTGCACGACGAGATAGTAAAATTA ATAGACATTCGAAAACATCAAGACATCAACAGTCGGTCATCTGTGAAGATCCTCGAGGCACGATCAGATCTTTATTCTGCAATAATTGGGGAGAACTTGTGCATGAAAATCGGAGATGGTTCTTGGTGTCCTGGTACGGAATGGACTCTTGCAACCTATGGATGCAGATATGCAGTGTGGCAGAAATAA
- the LOC103493790 gene encoding probable alpha-amylase 2 isoform X5 has protein sequence MSLRLGRPYLLQPRRQGFHKFLPSIMGDHDNVFDENYEQTDTGAVIRNGREILFQAFNWESHKCDWSGNLECKVHDIAKSGFTSAWLPPPTHSIAPQGYLPQNLYSLNSSYGSEDMLKALLLKMKQCKVRAMADIVINHRVGTVVGHGGMHNRFDGILLPWDEHAVTSCSGGLGNRSTGDNFHGVPNIDHTQPFVRRDIIAWLKWLRSSVGFQDFRFDFARGFSAKFVKEYIEAAKPMFSIGEYWDSCNYNGHDLDYNQVMITALNADGHRQRIINWIDGTGQLSAAFDFTTKGVLQEAVKGQLWRLCDCRGKPPGVMGWWPSRAVTFLDNHDTGSTQAHWPFPANHIMEGYAYILTHPGIPTVFYDHFYDWGDSVHDEIVKLTFENIKTSTVGHL, from the exons ATGTCACTAA GACTAGGACGTCCCTATCTTCTGCAACCAAGACGACAAGGTTTTCACAAGTTTCTCCCAAGTATTATGGGTGACCATGATAAT GTTTTCGATGAAAACTACGAACAGACTGATACTG GGGCAGTGATACGCAATGGAAGAGAAATCCTTTTCCAG GCATTCAACTGGGAATCTCATAAATGTGATTGGTCGGGAAATCTAGAGTGTAAAGTTCATGATATCGCAAAAAGTGGATTTACCTCTGCATGGTTGCCTCCTCCAACTCATTCCATTGCTCCTCAAG GTTACCTCCCTCAGAACCTTTACTCCCTAAACTCTTCATACGGTTCTGAGGACATGCTGAAAGCTTTACTTCTCAAAATGAAGCAGTGCAAGGTTAGAGCAATGGCTGACATAGTCATCAATCATCGTGTTGGAACTGTTGTAGGACATGGAGGAATGCATAATCGCTTTGATGGAATACTATTACCATGGGATGAGCATGCTGTTACCTCGTGTTCTGGTGGCCTG GGCAATCGTAGCACTGGTGACAACTTCCATGGGGTTCCAAACATTGATCATACCCAACCTTTTGTCCGTAGAGATATCATAGCATGGCTGAAGTGGCTACGCAGTAGTGTTGGATTTCAGGATTTTCGTTTTGATTTTGCAAGGGG TTTTTCTGCAAAATTCGTGAAAGAATATATTGAAGCAGCAAAGCCAATGTTTTCTATTGGGGAATATTGGGATTCTTGTAATTATAATGGCCATGACTTGGACTATAATCAAG TGATGATTACAGCTCTAAATGCAGATGGACATAGACAGCGGATAATAAATTGGATTGATGGCACAGGACAACTTTCAGCTGCTTTTGATTTTACAACTAAGGGAGTCCTTCAG GAAGCTGTTAAAGGACAATTATGGCGTCTGTGTGACTGTCGAGGAAAGCCACCCGGTGTGATGGGATGGTGGCCTTCAAGGGCCGTGACATTCTTAGATAACCATGATACTGGTTCAACACAG GCCCATTGGCCCTTTCCTGCCAACCATATCATGGAG GGCTATGCATATATTCTCACACACCCAGGGATACCAACAGTATTTTATGACCACTTTTACGATTGGGGTGACTCAGTGCACGACGAGATAGTAAAATTA ACATTCGAAAACATCAAGACATCAACAGTCGGTCATCTGTGA
- the LOC103493789 gene encoding uncharacterized protein LOC103493789, whose amino-acid sequence MEEEPPTETRRSPPQPLIEEPDPKKLKMSSTTTTSDDEDVNSNSAAPKKQRYKRRKVAIFFAYCGVGYQGMQKNPGAKTIEADLEEALYLAGAVPEQDRGLSKRYDWARSARTDKGVSAVGQVVSGRFYIDPPGFVDRLNSNLSPQIRIFGYKRVTASFNAKKFCDRRRYVYLIPVFALDPNCHRDRESVKASLGSDNELVKCLECSERGRKVEGLMGKRNFEVKTAITESDISSNIVNAIEVSDVQANGVLEDSATTSDSNKQTSVLVENTATELTVASEGIAKSESSEMSGLGNDSEIVVSKESVNGKEKPSGSFKYGEEEKARFNRILKHYVGTHNFHNFTTRTKAEDPAARRFIVSFDASTTVVVEGIEFVKCEVVGQSFMLHQIRKMMGLAVAIMRNCAPESLIEKALQKDVNINVPTAPEVGLYLDECLFTSYNQKWKDTHEEVSMKAYEEVAEDFKMKQIYSHIASTEHKDGAVALWLHSLNHRNYPDLRVIDEVAKIAKNTSVDMETQAET is encoded by the exons ATGGAAGAAGAACCGCCAACTGAAACCAGAAGGTCACCGCCACAACCGTTGATCGAAGAACCCGACCCCAAGAAGCTCAAAATGTCATCTACAACCACCACATCCGACGACGAAGATGTCAATTCCAACTCTGCGGCGCCCAAGAAACAAAGGTACAAGCGCCGCAAGGTCGCCATTTTCTTTGCCTACTGTGGCGTCGGTTACCAAGGGATGCAGAAGAACCCTGGCGCTAAAACCATTGAAGCTGACCTTGAAGAGGCCCTATATCTCGCCGGAGCCGTCCCGGAGCAGGACCGAGGGCTCTCGAAGCGCTATGATTGGGCCCGCTCGGCTCGCACTGATAAGGGCGTGAGCGCCGTGGGTCAGGTCGTTTCTGGTCGCTTCTACATCGATCCACCAGGTTTTGTTGATCGTCTCAATTCGAATCTTTCGCCTCAGATTCGGATTTTCGGGTACAAGCGCGTCACAGCGTCATTCAATGCGAAAAAGTTCTGCGATCGGAGAAGGTATGTATACCTAATCCCTGTCTTCGCTCTCGATCCCAATTGCCATCGTGATAGAGAAAGTGTGAAAGCTAGTTTAGGGTCTGATAACGAGCTTGTGAAGTGCTTAGAGTGCTCTGAACGCGGACGCAAGGTCGAAGGCTTGATGGGCAAGCGCAATTTCGAAGTAAAAACTGCGATAACTGAGTCAGACATTTCGTCGAACATTGTCAACGCCATTGAAGTTTCTGATGTTCAAGCAAATGGGGTTTTGGAGGACAGTGCCACGACCTCTGATTCTAACAAACAAACTAGCGTTTTAGTAGAAAACACTGCTACTGAACTCACTGTTGCAAGCGAAGGTATTGCAAAAAGTGAAAGCAGTGAAATGTCTGGATTAGGGAATGATTCAGAGATTGTTGTAAGCAAAGAGAGCGTTAATGGGAAAGAGAAACCTTCAGGGAGCTTCAAGTACGGCGAGGAGGAAAAGGCTAGGTTCAATAGGATTTTAAAACATTATGTGGGAACTCATAACTTCCACAATTTTACTACTAGAACAAAAGCAGAGGATCCTGCTGCTCGCCGATTCATTGTTTCGTTTGATGCTTCTACAACCGTCGTCGTTGAAGGCATTGAATTTGTGAAATGTGAAGTTGTAGGGCAGAGCTTCATGCTTCATCAGATCCGTAAGATGATGGGTCTTGCTGTGGCAATCATGAGGAACTGTGCTCCAGAGTCATTGATCGAGAAAGCTTTGCAAAA GGATGTAAATATCAATGTGCCCACTGCACCTGAGGTTGGGCTGTACTTAGATGAGTGCCTATTCACATCATATAATCAAAAGTGGAAAGACACTCATGAAGAGGTATCAATGAAAGCATACGAAGAGGTAGCAGAAGATTTcaaaatgaaacaaatataTTCTCACATTGCTTCCACAGAGCACAAAGATGGAGCCGTGGCCTTATGGTTGCATTCTCTAAATCATCGAAATTATCCAGATTTACGTGTCATTGATGAAGTTGCCAAAATTGCTAAGAACACCAGTGTTGACATGGAGACGCAAGCTGAAACTTAA
- the LOC103493905 gene encoding F-box protein SKIP23-like, whose product MADWTELPPDLLQQISDYLTVYSDYLRFRVVCQSWRSSVPKIPHRLPPQLPCLIIPLYHDCRCGLFNFSDNKIHFLYLPEASLRKRPCGSSHGWLTILDETPSILLLNPLTRAKFRLPPLSTFPNVVSFDYSRVGREYLIRTPTGHIYTRNLRQMRDSFVKKIVLSSSPSNQNDFLAVAILNHSGDLAFCRSGGGSWTFVDDAPSDCEDVIYTDGVFYAVDKYGVVSLMDLRGSRSQVSLVATERQLAGDIQYLVRLGQELLLVSRYLDIVNDGMDDELISVMYRTVRFEVFRMEWEGPRWEKVENLNEMALFVGGNSSMAFSAADFGEISGNCIYYTDDYSDSDYQGQGEEPDMGIFRLCDESFEPLPYYSGGSHSRRRLLPPIWVTPNPC is encoded by the coding sequence ATGGCCGACTGGACTGAACTCCCGCCCGATCTCCTTCAACAAATCTCAGATTACCTTACCGTTTACTCCGACTATCTCCGATTTCGAGTTGTTTGTCAAAGCTGGCGATCATCGGTCCCTAAAATCCCTCACCGTCTTCCTCCCCAGCTTCCATGCCTCATAATTCCTCTGTATCACGACTGCCGCTGTGGTCTATTCAACTTCTCCGACAACAAAATCCACTTCCTCTACCTCCCGGAGGCTTCTCTCCGGAAGCGCCCGTGTGGTTCTTCCCACGGCTGGCTTACGATCCTCGATGAAACTCCGTCGATTCTCCTTCTCAACCCCTTAACCAGGGCCAAATTCCGGCTACCTCCACTCTCCACGTTCCCAAACGTCGTCTCTTTCGATTACTCCAGAGTTGGCCGAGAATATCTGATCCGTACACCCACAGGACATATCTACACTCGAAATTTGCGGCAGATGCGCGATTCTTTTGTCAAGAAAATCGTTCTATCCTCAAGTCCATCGAACCAAAACGATTTCTTAGCCGTGGCGATTCTGAATCACAGCGGCGATTTGGCGTTTTGCCGGAGCGGTGGGGGATCGTGGACTTTCGTAGACGACGCACCGTCTGATTGCGAAGATGTTATATACACCGACGGGGTGTTCTACGCGGTGGATAAGTACGGCGTCGTTTCATTGATGGATCTACGTGGTTCCCGCTCTCAAGTTTCACTAGTTGCGACAGAGAGGCAATTGGCCGGCGATATACAATATCTGGTGAGATTAGGGCAGGAATTGCTGCTGGTGAGCCGGTATTTGGATATTGTCAATGACGGCATGGATGACGAACTGATATCTGTAATGTATCGGACGGTACGATTTGAAGTGTTTCGAATGGAATGGGAAGGACCACGATGGGAGAAAGTTGAAAACTTGAATGAAATGGCGTTGTTTGTTGGGGGAAATTCTTCAATGGCCTTCTCTGCTGCCGATTTTGGTGAAATCTCAGGGAATTGTATATATTACACCGATGATTATTCGGATAGCGATTATCAGGGACAAGGTGAAGAACCCGATATGGGGATTTTCCGATTGTGCGACGAAAGCTTCGAGCCGCTGCCGTATTACTCCGGCGGCTCCCATTCTCGCCGGCGTTTGCTTCCACCCATTTGGGTTACTCCGAACCCTTGTTAA
- the LOC103493788 gene encoding high mobility group B protein 9, whose product MSPPARTKTWNGGLDKHYPPPLATHDEVISDPIVFWDTLRRFHFMMNTKFMIPVIGGKELDLHVLYSEVTRRGGHEKVVAEKKWREVGSVFKFSPTTTSASFVLRKHYLSLLYHYEQVYLFGRQGPICVPQAPFSFGSPTSENELALVEYTPKTTSFSPGPPSEVTGTIDGKFDCGYLVTVKLGSEVLRGVLYHPEQPPPSDLRPLSTNAIVPYTGGRHRHSGRRHRRSRRKGDPNHPKPNRSGYNFFFAEKHYKLKSLYPNREREFTKMIGESWNNLSPEERMVYQNIGLKDKERYRRELKEYKEKMRMGTDVDGANYSKHGD is encoded by the exons ATGTCACCGCCGGCCAGAACCAAAACATGGAACGGCGGCCTCGATAAGCATTATCCACCCCCACTTGCTACACACGATGAAGTTATTTCCGACCCCATTGTTTTTTGGGACACTTTGCGCCGTTTCCATTTTATGATGAACACAAAGTTCAT GATTCCTGTGATTGGAGGGAAGGAACTAGACTTGCATGTTTTGTATTCGGAAGTTACAAGAAGAGGAGGGCATGAAAAA GTTGTTGCAGAGAAGAAATGGAGAGAAGTTGGAagtgtttttaaattttctcCTACAACTACAAGTGCTTCATTTGTATTGAGAAAACATTATCTAAGTCTTCTTTACCATTACGAGCAAGTTTATTTGTTCGGCCGGCAGGGCCCCATTTGTGTCCCTCAAg CACCATTTTCTTTTGGTAGCCCTACCAGTGAAAACGAATTGGCTCTAGTGGAATATACTCCCAAAACTACGTCGTTTTCCCCTGGCCCTCCTTCTGAAG TTACCGGAACAATTGATGGCAAATTCGACTGTGGTTATCTTGTAACTGTGAAATTGGGATCTGAGGTTTTAAGAGGAGTTCTTTACCATCCAGAGCAGCCACCTCCATCGGATCTCCGACCTCTATCTACCAACGCCATTGTACCGTATACCGGCGGGAGACATCGACATTCGGGTCGACGGCACCGGAGGAGCCGGAGAAAGGGAGATCCGAATCATCCGAAACCGAATAGAAGTGGGTATAATTTCTTCTTTGCCGAGAAGCATTATAAGCTTAAATCTCTGTATCCAAACAGAGAGAGGGAGTTCACTAAGATGATCGGAGAGTCTTGGAATAATCTTAGCCCTGAAGAAAGGATG GTTTATCAGAACATTGGGTTGAAAGATAAGGAAAGATACAGGAGAGAGTTGAAGGAGTACAAGGAGAAAATGAGGATGGGAACAGATGTTGATGGAGCTAACTATTCAAAACATGGAGACTAG